One Stratiformator vulcanicus genomic window, GGCCCGGCTCGGCGAGTCGAGCTGTTCGGTCACGTGCGTGCTCATGGGTACCGTCATTCCGGTCATTTGGGGACGTGTTGCCGAAACGCAACAGCGCACTCTACTGTTTGCCAGCAGGTGATGGGGGCATCGAGCGGAAGATTTTGCCGGACCGTCACACTTCCACACCGCCCGGCGGGAGATCGTTGCAATCAGACCGATCCCGCAGAATGAAGCGACGGCAACGATTACGCCGAAAGCGACGTTTCCGGTTTCCACACTGATGTTCTAGAAGTACGCGGACAAGCATACGTTCTGGCTATGGCGCGGATGGGAAAACCATGGAGTTTTCCGGCTCAGACGCGACAGCAGCACTCAGTTCACCGTTCGATCGTCAAGGAGCCGAAACGTGCGTCGCCGGCGGGAAGCTGAATGCTCTAGCGGTTACGCCGCCCGGACGGCGTCCCGGCCACACGCTGACGGCCGAGTCAGCTTGCGGACGACGCATCTCGATCGGTTCCCGTGGCTCGCTGCGATTTGCGTCGTCGGCTTGCTGCTGATCGGGCTCTCCGCAATCGATCGCGGGGACGAGATTGCCGGTCAAGGGCGTCTCGCGCTGAAGCAATGCCTCTGGGTGGCGATCTCGCTGCCGGTCGCCATCGCCGCAACCTGCGTCCCCTACGCGATGCTGAAACGACTGGCGCCTTGGCTGCTGCTAGCCGCGGTCGTGTTGCTGATCGCGGTTTATTTTATGCCGCCGCGCAATGGGGCACGGCGTTGGATCCCGCTCGGGCCGGTCTTCTTTCAACCGTCCGAACTGGCGAAGATCGCCTTTGTCGCCGCACTCGCGCGTTATCTCACGTTTCGCGAGAGCCATCGTCGAGTCTGGGGGTTGATCCCGCCCTTTCTATTCGCGTTGGTGCCGGCGTTGTTGATCGTGCGCGAGCCCGATCTTGGGACGTCGCTCGTCTTCTTGCCGGTGCTGATGGCGATGTTGTTCGCCGCCGGCGCGAAGAAGCGGCATCTCATCGCGGTGACGCTGTTGGGAGTCGCCGCCGCGCCGATCGTATGGTTGGGGATGAATGCCGAGCAGAAGTCGCGGGTCGTCACGCTCGTCACGCAGCGCGATCAGGGCGAGGCTCCGCGCGGCGACGGGTATCACCTGTTTCAGTCGAAACGCATGCATTCCGTCGGCGGCCTGTGGGGCAGCGAGCTGACCGGTGTGCCGCCGGTCAATCCCGCGATCTATCACCTCCCCGCCGCGCGGACCGACTTCGTGTTCTGCCTCGTGACGGAGCGGTGGGGCCTCGCCGGGGCCACGCTGACGCTCACCCTGTACGGCCTGCTGTTCTGGAATGCCTTGGGAGTGGCGCGGCGGACACACGACCCGTTCGGGCGATTGCTGGTCGTCGGGGTCACGTCGCTGCTCGCCGTGCAGGCGATGATCAACGTCTCGATGACGGTCGGCCTCGCTCCGATCACCGGGCTCCCGCTGCCGCTGTTGAGCTACGGGGGTTCGAGTTTACTCTTCACCGTGGTCGCCGTCGGTTTGATCTTCAACGTCGCGTTGCGTCCGGGCCTCAACGTCGGGCCGGAGGCCTTTCGGTTTGAATCAACCCGGCGGGATCGACCGGCAGCGTGACGGCCCGCCCTGGGGCAGCGTCAGGTAGCGCATTCGATTTCCAATTGCGGCGAACCCTCCTACGCTGTGCAGGCAGAGATAGCGAATCGCCTGTGATCCCTGTCGCGGCTATTCGTAATTCTGTCTTACGTTCGCCAACCGGACCCGAGGGTTTCGGTCCGTTGCACGCCTAATTTTGAGCGCTGTCCAAGGAGGGTTTCGTGCCGTCTGATCCCGTCCATATCGGCCCGCACGTGTGCGGCACCGGTCACCCGCTGGTGTTCATTCTCGGTCCGTGCGTGATTGAATCGCCGGAGCTGATTCACGAAACGTCGAGTCGCATTGCGGAAATCGCCAACGATCTCGGAGTGCCGGTCGTATTTAAAGCGAGCTTCGACAAGGCCAATCGGACCAGTATCGACAGCTTCCGCGGGCCCGGATTGGAGCGGGGAATGGCGATTCTCGCCGAGGCCAAGGAGCGCACCGGTTTGCCGGTCACGACCGATCTGCACGAAGCCGCACAGGCCGAACCGGTGGCCGAAGTGTGCGACTTATTGCAAATCCCCGCATTTCTGGCCCGACAGACCGATCTGATCGTCGCCTCGGCCGAAGCCGCGAAGAAATATGACCGTGCCGTGAATGTGAAAAAGCCGCAGTTCGTTGCTCCTGAAGACGTCGCCCACGTCGTCGGCAAATGCAGTGAGGTCGGTTTCGATCGCATGCTGCTGACCGAACGGGGCACGACGTTCGGTTATGGTCGGCTCGTCAACGACTTTCAGGCCATCCCGGCGATGAAGGCACTCGGCTGCCCCGTTGTTTATGATGCGACGCACAGCGTGCAGCGTCCGGGTGGGAAGTCGACCGGCGGAAATCGCGCGATGGTTCCCGTGCTCGCCCGCGCGGCCGTGGCGGCCGGGGTTGATGCGGTGTTCATGGAGACTCATCCCGACCCTGATCAAGCATTTTCGGACGGCCCGAATCAAATTCCGCTCGACCAGATCGCCAACTTGATCGGAGACCTCGTGCGGATGCGGTCGTTGGTATTGGAACTCGATGCGGCTTCGTGAGAGTGATTCGGACGGCTGTCGACGAATGGTGACTGACGATTGAAGTAAGACGATTGGTGACCACGGTGATTGACATCAAGACACAGATTGAACGTTCGCGGGCCCGGTCGAATTCGGGCGCGACTTCCGTCCTTATGGCGATGTTGCTGGTCGGTGTCGCCTTGGCTCCGCTCGGCTGTACGCGACGCCCGCCGCCGGTCCAAACCGGGAACGCGGATGAGGATTCGTGTACCGATTTGCTCGACAGCGCGATGCCGTTGTTGGAGCCGGGCACGCTCGGAGTCTCCGCTGACACCGGACGGGCGGTGCAATTGCTCAGTCAATGGATTTCCAATGACGACTGCGATTTTCAGGACGCAGTCGAACCGCTCGACGAGGAGGACTCCGAATTGCTGGAGCGCCTCTTCACGAAGGAGGACGCCGCGACCGTCGCTCAACTTCAATTCGGCGAAGAAGACGTCATCCACGTGCGTGATCGCATCCTCGATCGCCGGATGGCCGAAGGACTGACGAAAAACCTCGATTCCGATCGCGAACGCATCGCGCATCTGTTCGATTCGGTCGTCCAGAATATCGCTTTGATTCCGCCGGGCGGGACGGAGATTCCTCTCAGTACGTTCAACATCACGTTGATCGGTCGGGGAACGGCAGCCGATCGGGCTTGGGTTTTCGTAGAACTGCTGCGGCAGTTGCAGCTCGATTCGGTGATCATTCGCCCGCAACTCGTTGACGGGGACGCTGCCGATGGCGACCGCCTGTTCGTCGGTGTGACGACGCTCGACGGTATTTTGTTGTTCGATCCCGCGGCCGGTATTCCTGTCCCGTCGGCCGACCAGGTTGCTCCGGCCGATCGATCTGCCGCCGAGTTGGCCGTCACGGCTTCGATCCGTCCGGCAACCCTCAAAGAGGTCGTGGCCGATCCGACGCTATTAACCGCCTATGATTCGGCGTCGGAACCGATCGCGGCGGAGCAATTAATGCCGCCTCGCGTTTCGGTCATCGCAACGACCAGTCACGCCCGCGGCGCGGTCGACGTGTTGGAACAATCACTGGCGGGCGAGTACACGGTTCGGCTCTACGACCCGCTACATAACTCGTCAGCCGGTCCGGGATTGATCGACCGGATCAGTCGATTCGGCGAGGGGATCTTCACAGCCGATGAC contains:
- a CDS encoding FtsW/RodA/SpoVE family cell cycle protein; the protein is MRTTHLDRFPWLAAICVVGLLLIGLSAIDRGDEIAGQGRLALKQCLWVAISLPVAIAATCVPYAMLKRLAPWLLLAAVVLLIAVYFMPPRNGARRWIPLGPVFFQPSELAKIAFVAALARYLTFRESHRRVWGLIPPFLFALVPALLIVREPDLGTSLVFLPVLMAMLFAAGAKKRHLIAVTLLGVAAAPIVWLGMNAEQKSRVVTLVTQRDQGEAPRGDGYHLFQSKRMHSVGGLWGSELTGVPPVNPAIYHLPAARTDFVFCLVTERWGLAGATLTLTLYGLLFWNALGVARRTHDPFGRLLVVGVTSLLAVQAMINVSMTVGLAPITGLPLPLLSYGGSSLLFTVVAVGLIFNVALRPGLNVGPEAFRFESTRRDRPAA
- the kdsA gene encoding 3-deoxy-8-phosphooctulonate synthase — translated: MPSDPVHIGPHVCGTGHPLVFILGPCVIESPELIHETSSRIAEIANDLGVPVVFKASFDKANRTSIDSFRGPGLERGMAILAEAKERTGLPVTTDLHEAAQAEPVAEVCDLLQIPAFLARQTDLIVASAEAAKKYDRAVNVKKPQFVAPEDVAHVVGKCSEVGFDRMLLTERGTTFGYGRLVNDFQAIPAMKALGCPVVYDATHSVQRPGGKSTGGNRAMVPVLARAAVAAGVDAVFMETHPDPDQAFSDGPNQIPLDQIANLIGDLVRMRSLVLELDAAS